A window from Canis lupus familiaris isolate Mischka breed German Shepherd chromosome 18, alternate assembly UU_Cfam_GSD_1.0, whole genome shotgun sequence encodes these proteins:
- the CAT gene encoding catalase, translating to MADSRDPASDQMKLWKEQRAAQKPDVLTTGGGNPIGDKLNVMTAGPRGPLLVQDVVFTDEMAHFDRERIPERVVHAKGAGAFGYFEVTHDITKYSKAKVFEHIGKRTPIAVRFSTVAGESGSADTVRDPRGFAVKFYTEDGNWDLVGNNTPIFFIRDAILFPSFIHSQKRNPQTHLKDPDMVWDFWSLRPESLHQVSFLFSDRGIPDGHRHMNGYGSHTFKLVNAAGEAVYCKFHYKTDQGIKNLSVEDAARLSHEDPDYGLRDLFNAIATGNYPSWTFYIQVMTFSQAETFPFNPFDLTKIWPHQDYPLIPVGKLVLNRNPVNYFAEVEQMAFDPSNMPPGIEPSPDKMLQGRLFAYPDTHRHRLGPNYLQIPVNCPFRARVANYQRDGPMCMLDNQGGAPNYYPNSFSAPEQQRCVLEHSSQCSPDVQRFNSANEDNVTQVRTFYLKVLGEEERKRLCENIAGHLKDAQLFIQKKAVKNFSDVHPDYGARIQALLDKYNAEKPKNAIHTFMQHGSHLAAREKANL from the exons AAACCTGATGTCCTGACCACCGGGGGCGGTAATCCAATAGGAGACAAACTTAATGTGATGACAGCAGGGCCTCGGGGGCCCCTTCTTGTTCAGGATGTGGTTTTCACTGATGAAATGGCTCACTTTGACCGGGAGAGAATCCCTGAGAGAGTCGTGCACGCTAAAGGAGCAG GGGCTTTTGGCTACTTCGAGGTCACACATGACATTACCAAATACTCCAAAGCAAAGGTGTTTGAGCATATTGGAAAGAGGACCCCCATTGCAGTTCGATTCTCCACTGTTG CTGGAGAATCAGGCTCGGCTGACACAGTTCGTGACCCTCGTGGGTTTGCAGTGAAATTTTACACAGAGGATGGTAATTGGGATCTTGTTGGAAATAACACCCCCATTTTCTTCATCAGAGATGCCATATTG TTTCCGTCCTTTATCCATAGTCAAAAGAGAAACCCTCAAACACACCTGAAGGATCCGGACATGGTCTGGGACTTCTGGAGCCTGCGCCCTGAGTCTCTGCACCAG gTTTCCTTCTTGTTCAGTGATCGAGGGATTCCAGATGGACACAGGCACATGAATGGATATGGATCACATACTTTTAAGCTGGTTAATGCAGCGGGAGAGGCGGTTTATTGCAAATTCCATTATAAG acTGACCAGGGCATCAAAAACCTATCTGTTGAAGATGCAGCAAGACTTTCTCATGAAGATCCTGACTACGGCCTCCGGGATCTTTTCAATGCCATTGCCACAGGCAACTACCCCTCCTGGACATTTTATATCCAAGTCATGACTTTTAGTCAGGCAGAAACTTTTCCATTCAATCCATTTGATCTTACCAAG atttggCCTCACCAAGACTACCCTCTTATCCCAGTTGGTAAACTGGTCTTAAACCGGAATCCAGTTAATTACTTCGCTGAGGTTGAACAGATGGCATTTGACCCAAGCAACATGCCACCTGGCATTGAGCCCAGCCCTGACAAAATGCTTCAG GGTCGTCTTTTTGCCTATCCTGACACTCACCGCCACCGCCTGGGACCCAACTATCTTCAGATACCTGTGAACTGTCCTTTCCGGGCTCGAGTGGCCAACTACCAACGGGATGGCCCCATGTGCATGCTCGACAATCAGG GTGGTGCTCCAAATTACTACCCCAATAGCTTTAGTGCTCCTGAACAACAGCGTTGTGTCCTAGAGCATAGCAGCCAATGTTCGCCAGATGTGCAGCGCTTCAACAGTGCCAATGAAGATAATGTCACTCAG GTGCGGACCTTCTATTTGAAGGTACTTGGTGAAGAGGAGAGGAAACGCCTGTGCGAGAACATTGCTGGCCATCTGAAGGACGCACAACTTTTCATCCAGAAGAAAGCG GTCAAGAACTTCAGTGATGTCCACCCTGACTACGGGGCCCGCATTCAGGCTCTTTTGGACAAATACAATGCTGAGAAACCTAAG AACGCGATTCACACCTTTATGCAGCATGGGTCTCACCTGGCTGCCAGGGAAAAAGCCAATCTGTGA